From the genome of Leguminivora glycinivorella isolate SPB_JAAS2020 chromosome Z, LegGlyc_1.1, whole genome shotgun sequence, one region includes:
- the LOC125241657 gene encoding uncharacterized protein LOC125241657 translates to MAWRTAIDGSQDVSLALRVMQRRNPKLRTDEWKVVDTVMSELNTRRIVLMDQVSADVIREAGYVLHSGLDTSHFKLLETGKEREHEEAGVEPGADGGRGTRWPMRLRAPRGRRRGRPRSGTRRLALLRRWLGTGQRRGKWC, encoded by the coding sequence ATGGCCTGGCGTACGGCGATCGATGGCAGCCAGGACGTGTCGCTGGCTCTGCGGGTGATGCAGAGGCGCAACCCTAAACTCCGCACCGACGAGTGGAAGGTGGTCGACACCGTGATGTCGGAGCTGAACACCAGGCGCATCGTTCTGATGGACCAGGTGTCAGCTGACGTCATCAGGGAGGCCGGCTACGTTCTTCACTCGGGGCTCGACACCAGCCACTTCAAGCTCCTGGAGACGGGGAAGGAGCGTGAGCATGAAGAGGCTGGGGTGGAGCCCGGCGCGGACGGGGGGAGGGGGACTCGGTGGCCGATGAGGCTGCGGGCGCCGCGGGGGCGGCGACGGGGGAGGCCCCGGAGCGGGACGCGCCGCCTGGCGCTCCTGCGGAGGTGGCTCGGGACCGGTCAGAGGCGGGGGAAGTGGTGCTAG
- the LOC125241648 gene encoding uncharacterized protein LOC125241648: MFCAEKNSYLQLVCAMEPRVINKAVDRAMGKKVLDLPCAKFHPLGLTSARPSIYAPHIDITRSRLGFGRVGLRLLNRDLHSPDYLIQLQAIHTMLDQVQISENAMFLINLNVVHRLTELLDSRDPVIREKVCIILTHLAGYYQGRQRISACPNLYFRLMWLCIRDKKEIRFAAAYTFRTLCRDRCACEAICKVDDLIENMLKIVQNEFTGIVLIHLKSMKNLFEYDPIVPLKANAFQVMFGLFKNSDPRIVSEAMECMSQLCKHDVGKILADKYDLTFFLRPYMKCDNYDVVMSAVGLLCYTTLTKRSKWRAKEVTRELTVTLMHLCHAPSMPLLQLRSIQALINLCDCPDIRKHVRQLWKRKVQLIMIRTHEEWDGTMETTSMGLETGHNYRTMCIELTETIKNDYGDNAEVVNVHSYLRRLQEKKNQLLKIIDSTPYS, encoded by the exons ATGTTTTGCGCTGAAAAGAATTCATATCTCCAATTGGTGTGCGCTATGGAGCCGCGGGTTATCAATAAAGCCGTGGACAGAGCTATGGGGAAGAAGGTTCTAGACTTGCCTTGTG CCAAGTTCCACCCGCTCGGCTTAACATCAGCTCGGCCGTCGATATACGCTCCACATATCGACATAACACGCTCTCGACTGGGCTTCGGCCGAGTAGGCCTGAGACTGCTTAATAGAGACTTGCACTCGCCAGACTATCTCATACAGCTGCAGGCGATACATACTATGTTGGATCAG GTGCAAATATCAGAGAACGCCATGTTCCTTATAAACCTGAACGTGGTCCATCGTCTGACCGAACTCCTCGACAGCCGGGACCCGGTGATACGAGAGAAGGTCTGCATAATACTAACACACTTGGCGGGGTACTACCAGGGCAGGCAGCGGATAAGTGCTTGCCCGAATCTGTATTTCAG ACTCATGTGGCTTTGTATCAGAGACAAGAAAGAAATAAGATTCGCCGCAGCATACACATTTAGAACGCTTTGCAGGGATCGCTGCGCATGCGAGGCAATATGCAAAGTTGACGATCTAATCGAGAACATGCTTAAAATCGTCCAAAACGAGTTTACAGGAATCGTCCTAATACATTTGAAGAGTATGAAGAATCTCTTTGAATACGACCCCATCGTGCCGCTGAAAGCGAACGCGTTCCAAGTAATGTTCggtttatttaaaaattctgatcCTAGAATAGTTTCGGAGGCAATGGAGTGTATGTCACAGCTTTGTAAGCACGACGTCGGTAAAATTTTAGCTGACAAATATGATTTGACATTCTTTTTACGTCCATACATGAAGTGCGATAATTATGACGTAGTGATGAGCGCCGTCGGACTGCTGTGTTATACGACTTTGACGAAGCGATCGAAATGGCGCGCTAAAGAGGTTACGAGGGAGCTGACGGTTACTTTGATGCATTTGTGTCATGCGCCTTCGATGCCTTTGCTACAGTTGAGATCTATACAAGCCTTGATAAACCTTTGCGACTGTCCTGATATAAGGAAGCACGTGAGACAGTTGTGGAAACGTAAAGTTCAGCTGATCATGATAAGGACTCATGAAGAATGGGACGGGACTATGGAGACGACTAGTATGGGGTTGGAGACGGGACATAATTATAGGACCATGTGCATCGAGCTCACGGAGACCATTAAGAATGATTACGGAGATAACGCGGAGGTGGTGAACGTGCATAGTTACTTGAGGCGGTTGCAGGAGAAGAAGAACCAGCTGTTGAAGATTATCGATAGCACACCATACTCTtag
- the LOC125241647 gene encoding FK506-binding protein 15: MAMCYQKHPFEIETEDRLTTINTKIFEIKKKIQLSEGQRKSHYEENESEKQQNVDLIETLKKEIKLRLEELSAARYVVGADEGQVRKYLSEVCPIANKTSDQIINNLDLKVIEQRKILDLLKYEKRSKKIKLRDLEKEYERLLIATTRRVVKTKGSPTRKHASHLENEIHKVLIQWTEAELVKKKYHSIKQALIDDSVKFESSLTRIEDLLEKQKEEIAKLEYVREEAALMRVRATGATAAEAVRAQDAEQTRAAEREYFAQRFAERRLELEKLEKRIFPPQVRALVRQDSARSTDNAAMTEEASATAQMEDVFQRLMKLTGVTDAEEVFDRFRAQRETSKRLNYLQSTIEEEKLQLESTQTNLLAELEAFKFASVKDKDETQDQISALKDEIKAEAETYSALESELEDLDNLLLEIKRLLYELCKLLDVIPEPAVPEWTAEARDVYALFGVLRARFEHAGARAEDVHARRDVSTMAMPSNPTSGAASVAGLSMQSHSTAKEAETAAPTYKELLTKEPVRPPPSDEEEDIPSRCYLKRQAQLIVDTKCRRKGFRTPYPRR, encoded by the exons AGGGCCAAAGAAAGTCTCACTACGAAGAGAATGAGTCGGAAAAGCAGCAGAATGTAGACCTGATTGAGACCTTGAAGAAAGAGATAAAGCTAAGACTTGAGGAGCTGTCGGCAGCGAGGTATGTGGTGGGCGCTGATGAGGGGCAAGTCAGGAAGTACCTTAGCGAGGTCTGCCCTATAGCCAACAAGACATCCGACCAG ATCATAAACAACCTAGACCTCAAGGTCATAGAGCAGCGGAAGATCCTCGACCTCCTGAAGTACGAGAAAAGAAGCAAGAAGATAAAGCTCAGAGACTTGGAGAAGGAATACGAAAGGCTTCTGATTGCGACCACCAGAAGAGTCGTTAAAACTAAGGGGAGTCCCACAAGGAAG CATGCCTCTCATTTGGAGAACGAGATACACAAAGTCCTCATTCAATGGACGGAAGCGGAATTGGTTAAGAAGAAATACCATTCCATCAA ACAAGCGCTTATCGATGATTCGGTCAAGTTCGAGAGCTCTCTGACCCGGATTGAAGATCTGCTTGAGAAACAGAAGGAGGAAATAGCCAAATTGGAG TACGTCCGCGAAGAAGCAGCGCTGATGCGCGTGCGCGCGACGGGCGCGACGGCTGCGGAGGCGGTGCGCGCGCAAGACGCGGAGCAAACGCGCGCAGCCGAGCGCGAGTATTTCGCGCAGCGCTTCGCGGAGCGGAGGCTGGAGCTAGAAAAGTTGGAGAAGAGAATATTCCCACCACAAG TGCGAGCACTGGTGAGACAAGATTCGGCCAGGTCTACTGACAACGCTGCAATGACTGAAGAGGCCTCAGCCACGGCGCAAATGGAGGACGTGTTCCAGAGGCTCATGAAACTAACCG GTGTAACGGATGCCGAAGAAGTGTTCGATCGATTCCGCGCGCAGCGGGAGACCTCTAAGCGTCTGAACTACCTCCAATCCACCATCGAAGAAGAAAAACTTCAGCTGGAGAGCACTCAGACCAACTTACTGGCTGAGCTGGAGGCCTTCAAGTTCGCTTCCGTCAAGGACAAAGACGA AACGCAAGACCAGATTTCCGCTCTAAAGGACGAAATAAAGGCTGAAGCAGAAACTTATTCGGCTCTTGAAAGCGAGTTAGAAGACCTGGACAATCTTCTGCTCGAGATCAAGCGTTTGCTGTACGAGCTATGCAAACTGCTAGAC GTGATCCCCGAGCCAGCAGTCCCAGAATGGACGGCCGAAGCGCGCGACGTGTACGCGCTATTTGGCGTGCTTCGTGCACGCTTCGAGCACGCCGGTGCACGCGCTGAGGACGTGCATGCACGGCGCGACGTCAGCACCATGGCTATGCCTTCTAAT CCTACAAGCGGAGCGGCGTCCGTGGCCGGTCTCAGTATGCAGAGTCACAGCACCGCAAAGGAGGCCGAAACTGCAGCCCCGACTTACAAGGAGCTCCTGACCAAGGAGCCTGTTAGGCCTCCTC CTTCCGATGAAGAAGAAGACATACCATCTCGATGTTACCTGAAGAGGCAAGCGCAGCTCATCGTCGACACCAAATGCAGACGAAAAGGCTTCAGGACTCCATATCCAAGacgatag
- the LOC125241655 gene encoding uncharacterized protein LOC125241655 gives MFCAEKNSYLQLVCAMDPRVINKVVDRAMGKKVIDSPCANELIGPMQCMCAKHLASKDPPPSAKFHPLGLGPAQPSTYAPHIDITRSRLGFGRVGLRLLNRDLQSPDYLIQLQAIHTVLDQVQLSESAVYLINLNVVHRLTELLDSRDPVIREKVCIILTHLAGYYQGRQRISACPNLYFRLMWLCMRDKKEIRYAAAYTFRTLCRDRCACEEICKVDDLIENMLKIIKNEYTGIVLIHLKSMKISLNTTPSCR, from the exons ATGTTTTGCGCTGAGAAGAATTCGTACCTGCAGCTCGTCTGTGCTATGGATCCGCGGGTTATCAATAAAGTCGTGGACAGAGCTATGGGGAAGAAGGTTATAGACTCGCCTTGTG CCAACGAGCTGATAGGACCAATGCAGTGCATGTGTGCTAAGCACTTAGCTTCAAAGGATCCTCCACCCAGTG CCAAGTTCCACCCACTCGGGCTGGGGCCAGCTCAGCCCTCGACATACGCGCCTCATATCGACATAACACGCTCTCGACTCGGTTTCGGTCGAGTAGGCCTGAGACTGCTTAATAGAGACTTGCAGTCGCCAGACTATCTCATACAGCTGCAGGCGATACATACTGTGTTGGATCAG GTGCAATTATCAGAGAGCGCTGTGTACCTCATAAACCTGAACGTGGTCCACCGTCTGACCGAACTCCTCGACAGCCGGGACCCGGTGATCCGGGAGAAGGTCTGCATAATACTAACACACTTGGCGGGATACTACCAGGGCAGGCAGCGGATAAGTGCTTGCCCGAATCTGTATTTCAG ACTCATGTGGCTTTGTATGAGAGACAAGAAAGAAATAAGATACGCAGCAGCTTACACATTTAGGACGCTCTGCAGAGATCGCTGCGCATGCGAAGAAATATGCAAAGTTGATGATCTAATCGAGAACATGCTTAAAATCATCAAAAACGAGTATACAGGAATCGTCCTAATACATTTAAAGAGTATGAAAATCTCTTTGAATACGACCCCGTCGTGCCGCTGA